A window of Phycobacter azelaicus contains these coding sequences:
- a CDS encoding 5-carboxymethyl-2-hydroxymuconate isomerase: MPHITVDYSPNVEGYVDVAGLCNVLRLAAAQTGVLPLAGIRVRAFAATHVSIADGDTQHGYVDIAVRLRGGRDLETRKRATAEIFEAARLYLEPAMQTHSLALSFEMRDIDPDLSPKCGTIRDHMKKAEQ, from the coding sequence ATGCCCCATATTACGGTGGACTACTCGCCGAACGTGGAAGGCTATGTCGATGTCGCAGGACTGTGCAATGTTCTGCGACTGGCCGCGGCACAGACCGGCGTGCTGCCGTTGGCGGGCATACGGGTGCGGGCCTTCGCTGCAACGCATGTATCGATTGCCGATGGCGATACCCAGCATGGTTACGTTGATATCGCCGTTCGGTTGCGCGGTGGTCGAGATCTGGAGACCCGCAAGCGCGCCACCGCCGAGATCTTTGAGGCCGCGCGCCTTTATCTGGAGCCTGCGATGCAGACCCACTCCCTCGCGCTGTCGTTCGAGATGCGCGACATCGACCCCGATCTTTCCCCCAAATGCGGCACCATCCGCGACCATATGAAGAAGGCAGAGCAGTGA
- the hpaE gene encoding 5-carboxymethyl-2-hydroxymuconate semialdehyde dehydrogenase, producing the protein MSDLASNIEKLSGYLARFKDTGIQNRIAGQDVAGSGGVFQSTSPVDKSVICDVARGTESDIDQAAAAAKAAFPAWRDMPATERRKILIRIADAIEARAEEIALCECWDTGQALRFMSKAALRGAENFRYFADQVVQARDGQHLKSPTLMNITTRVPIGPVGVITPWNTPFMLSTWKIAPALAAGCTVVHKPAEDSPLTARLLVEIAEEAGLPPGVLNTVNGYGEDAGKRLTEHPDIKAVAFVGESRTGSLITKQGADTLKRVHLELGGKNPVIVFDDADLDRALDAVIFMIYSINGERCTSSSRLLVQDSIRDAFEAKLVERVNRIKVGHPLDPTTEIGPLISKEHFDKVTSYFEIAREDGAIIAAGGETLGDEGYFVRPTLFTGANNQMRIAREEIFGPVLTSIPFTTEEEALEIANDTPYGLTGYVWTNDLTRALRFTDRLEAGMIWVNSENVRHLPTPFGGVKASGIGRDGGDWSFEFYMEQKHIGFATGQHKIARLGA; encoded by the coding sequence ATGAGCGATCTGGCCAGCAATATCGAGAAACTCAGCGGCTATCTGGCGCGGTTCAAGGACACCGGCATTCAGAACCGCATTGCCGGGCAGGATGTCGCCGGATCCGGTGGGGTGTTCCAGTCGACCTCTCCGGTGGACAAAAGCGTGATCTGCGATGTGGCGCGCGGCACTGAGAGCGACATCGACCAAGCCGCCGCTGCGGCCAAGGCCGCCTTCCCGGCCTGGCGCGATATGCCCGCCACCGAGCGTCGCAAGATCCTGATCCGCATTGCCGATGCGATTGAAGCCCGCGCCGAGGAAATCGCCCTGTGTGAATGCTGGGACACCGGTCAGGCCCTGCGCTTCATGTCCAAGGCCGCCCTGCGCGGGGCTGAGAATTTCCGCTATTTCGCCGATCAGGTAGTTCAGGCCCGCGACGGCCAGCACCTGAAATCGCCCACCCTGATGAATATCACCACCCGCGTGCCCATCGGCCCGGTGGGGGTGATCACGCCGTGGAACACGCCCTTCATGCTGTCGACCTGGAAGATCGCGCCAGCTTTGGCCGCAGGCTGCACTGTGGTGCACAAACCGGCCGAGGATTCGCCCCTGACCGCGCGCCTGCTGGTCGAGATCGCCGAAGAGGCAGGCCTGCCGCCGGGTGTTCTCAACACCGTCAACGGCTATGGCGAAGACGCAGGAAAACGCCTGACCGAACATCCCGATATCAAGGCCGTCGCCTTTGTTGGCGAAAGCCGCACCGGGAGCCTCATCACCAAGCAGGGCGCCGATACGCTGAAGCGGGTGCACCTGGAGCTGGGCGGCAAGAACCCGGTCATCGTCTTTGACGACGCCGATCTGGATCGCGCGCTGGATGCAGTGATCTTCATGATCTATTCGATCAATGGCGAACGCTGCACCTCTTCCTCGCGCCTTCTGGTGCAGGACAGCATCCGCGACGCATTCGAGGCCAAGCTGGTGGAGCGCGTCAATCGCATCAAGGTCGGGCATCCGCTGGATCCCACCACCGAGATCGGCCCGCTGATCAGCAAAGAGCATTTTGACAAGGTGACCTCTTATTTCGAGATCGCCCGCGAAGATGGCGCCATCATCGCAGCCGGCGGTGAGACTCTGGGCGACGAGGGCTATTTCGTCCGCCCCACCCTGTTCACCGGTGCCAATAACCAGATGCGTATCGCACGAGAGGAGATCTTTGGCCCGGTGCTGACTTCGATCCCGTTCACGACCGAGGAAGAAGCGCTGGAGATCGCCAATGACACGCCCTACGGGCTGACAGGCTATGTCTGGACCAATGATCTGACCCGCGCGCTGCGCTTTACCGACCGGCTGGAAGCAGGGATGATCTGGGTGAACAGCGAAAACGTGCGTCACCTGCCCACCCCCTTTGGCGGGGTCAAAGCCTCCGGCATTGGCCGCGATGGCGGCGACTGGAGTTTCGAGTTCTACATGGAGCAAAAGCACATCGGGTTCGCCACCGGCCAGCACAAGATCGCGCGCCTCGGCGCCTGA
- a CDS encoding sulfatase-like hydrolase/transferase: MTERRKNVLFILIDQLRADCLNGALAAHVGLPNLRAFMETAVTFERNYTVVNPCGPSRASILTGQYAMNHRSVRNGTPLRHDAPTLAGEMRKCGYLPMLFGYTDTSRDPRVHHPNDPAVQTYEYHMADFHEMLEMRLEMSYPWRSYLMTKGYRFDDYWDLYKPVSSTGGPPRLNDPAPYRAEDSDTAFLTDRFLATMPAYRDQNWFAHLTYIRPHPPLVAPAPYNEMYDPAALPLPTRLADAQAERAVHPFFGPMMDAITPASTVLGFPELEASDKAVQTLRALYLGLASEVDTHIGRVLKFLKDSGQEDDTLVIISADHGEMLGDRHSWGKFSVYDAAYKTPLMIRLPGNEARAGSRLTDITESIDLTPTILEWVGQDIPNAMDGVSLLPLLRGDRPAGWRSYSYSELDFAQPEDPGTIPGLDLSNSSLAILRDDRFTLVEFAAELPPLLFDHQGAGEMENVAEDPAYQTDLARLTRTMLRHRMKNADHTLSLDQITQDGPRRLTRPRPKARP, encoded by the coding sequence ATGACCGAACGGCGCAAGAATGTTCTGTTCATCCTCATTGATCAGCTTCGGGCCGATTGCCTGAACGGGGCGCTGGCAGCCCATGTGGGTCTGCCCAATCTGCGCGCCTTTATGGAGACCGCTGTCACTTTCGAGCGGAACTACACCGTGGTGAACCCCTGTGGGCCATCCCGCGCCTCGATCCTGACCGGGCAATATGCGATGAACCACCGCTCGGTCCGCAATGGCACGCCCTTGCGCCATGATGCCCCGACGCTGGCGGGTGAAATGCGCAAATGCGGTTACCTGCCGATGCTGTTTGGCTATACCGACACCTCCCGCGATCCGCGTGTGCATCACCCGAATGACCCGGCAGTCCAGACATATGAATACCACATGGCCGATTTCCACGAGATGCTGGAGATGCGGCTTGAGATGTCCTATCCTTGGCGATCTTACCTCATGACCAAAGGGTACAGGTTTGACGACTACTGGGATCTGTACAAACCTGTTTCGTCCACGGGCGGCCCACCGCGCCTTAATGATCCTGCGCCCTACCGGGCCGAGGACAGCGACACCGCCTTTCTGACAGATCGCTTCCTTGCCACGATGCCCGCCTACAGAGACCAAAACTGGTTCGCGCATCTGACATATATCCGCCCGCATCCTCCGCTGGTGGCGCCCGCGCCCTATAACGAGATGTATGACCCTGCCGCCCTCCCACTCCCCACGCGGCTGGCCGATGCGCAGGCGGAGCGCGCCGTGCATCCCTTCTTTGGGCCGATGATGGACGCGATCACCCCGGCCTCGACCGTGCTGGGCTTTCCTGAGCTGGAGGCCAGCGACAAAGCGGTTCAGACCCTGCGCGCACTCTACCTTGGTCTCGCCAGCGAGGTGGACACCCATATCGGGCGCGTACTGAAGTTTCTGAAGGACAGCGGCCAGGAGGACGACACCCTCGTGATCATCAGCGCCGACCATGGAGAGATGCTGGGGGATCGCCACAGCTGGGGCAAATTCTCGGTCTACGATGCAGCCTACAAAACGCCCCTGATGATCCGCCTGCCCGGCAATGAAGCCCGAGCGGGCAGCCGGTTGACGGACATCACCGAATCCATTGATCTGACCCCAACCATTCTGGAGTGGGTTGGGCAAGACATTCCCAACGCCATGGATGGCGTCTCGCTCCTGCCGCTTCTGCGCGGAGATCGTCCTGCAGGTTGGCGCAGCTATTCTTACTCAGAGCTGGACTTTGCCCAGCCCGAGGACCCCGGCACGATACCCGGTCTGGATCTGTCGAATTCCTCCCTTGCCATTCTGCGGGACGACCGCTTCACGCTGGTGGAGTTCGCCGCCGAGCTGCCGCCCTTGCTGTTCGATCACCAAGGCGCGGGCGAGATGGAGAATGTGGCAGAGGACCCGGCCTATCAGACAGACTTGGCCCGCCTCACACGCACCATGCTGCGCCACCGCATGAAGAACGCCGATCACACCCTGTCTTTGGATCAGATCACACAAGACGGGCCACGCAGACTCACGCGTCCCCGCCCTAAAGCGCGCCCATAA
- a CDS encoding Na/Pi cotransporter family protein produces the protein MAILTFLISLMGATMLLLFAVRMVRTGIERSYGASFQRLLTGADNQFQGATAGIGLALVLQSSAAVALLVTGFAASGYLTFPMGLAIVLGGDLGSALIVQALSFRLDWLVPVLLAVGGYLFVKTEAKKPRQLGRIILGIAFILISLRFLREAMDPIRDSAFLPAIAGYLARDYITAFLVGGALAFVMHSSVAAILMCVTLVQIDALPFEAGLSLVLGANFGSGFIPVWLSRGMAICARRIPFANLGLRGAWAVCCLFGANYALRQGLLGDPQGGQMLVYAHLAFNTSLLVVALPLCRPVQALMVRVLPEAAGPEPEVPTRPVSALVPGDYASPTLAISNLKRELLRMIDLIDTMFRPVPDLYRSGNAVQIKAVQALDHEVNTCLSGIRAYVAGIPEGAFSKAELKTAREMVEYAIRLETAGDVAAARLAALAGEKNKKNLKFSKDGWGEITRMHEAIMANLRLASNVLISDDLESARLLNLEKTEVKRMERDSRKRHLKRLQSGVSESFESSDIHLETLRALREFNSHIAAVSYPVLYQNGQLLETRLIQDMQPEAVE, from the coding sequence ATGGCAATTCTTACCTTCCTGATCAGCCTGATGGGGGCAACCATGCTGCTGCTTTTCGCGGTGCGGATGGTGCGCACCGGGATCGAGCGCAGTTATGGTGCCTCGTTTCAGCGGCTGCTGACGGGGGCGGACAACCAGTTTCAGGGTGCAACTGCAGGCATCGGTCTGGCGCTGGTGCTGCAAAGCTCGGCTGCCGTGGCTTTGTTGGTGACGGGGTTTGCCGCAAGTGGCTATCTGACTTTTCCGATGGGGCTTGCGATCGTGCTGGGCGGCGACCTTGGCTCGGCGCTGATCGTTCAGGCGTTGTCCTTTCGGTTGGATTGGCTAGTGCCGGTGCTCTTGGCCGTTGGCGGCTACCTGTTTGTCAAAACCGAGGCCAAGAAGCCGCGCCAATTGGGGCGCATTATCCTTGGTATCGCCTTTATCCTCATCTCCCTGCGCTTCCTGCGGGAGGCGATGGACCCGATCCGTGACAGTGCCTTTCTGCCTGCGATCGCGGGCTACCTCGCACGGGACTACATCACGGCCTTTCTGGTGGGCGGGGCGCTGGCCTTTGTGATGCATTCGTCCGTCGCAGCGATCCTTATGTGCGTTACCTTGGTGCAGATCGATGCGCTTCCCTTTGAAGCGGGGCTCTCGCTGGTGCTGGGGGCGAATTTCGGGTCGGGGTTCATTCCGGTCTGGTTGAGCCGTGGAATGGCGATCTGCGCACGACGCATTCCCTTTGCCAATCTTGGACTGCGCGGGGCCTGGGCGGTTTGTTGCCTTTTCGGAGCCAACTATGCCTTGCGGCAGGGGCTTTTGGGTGATCCGCAAGGCGGGCAGATGCTGGTCTATGCACATCTGGCCTTCAACACATCGTTGCTTGTGGTGGCATTGCCGCTGTGCCGCCCGGTGCAGGCACTGATGGTGCGTGTCCTGCCTGAGGCCGCTGGGCCTGAGCCAGAGGTGCCGACCCGTCCGGTCTCTGCGCTGGTGCCGGGCGACTATGCTTCGCCGACGCTGGCAATCTCCAATCTCAAGCGCGAATTGCTGCGCATGATCGATCTGATCGATACCATGTTCCGCCCGGTTCCGGACCTGTATCGCAGTGGCAATGCTGTGCAGATCAAGGCGGTTCAGGCGCTGGACCACGAGGTCAACACTTGCCTCTCTGGTATCCGCGCCTATGTGGCGGGCATCCCCGAGGGCGCCTTCAGCAAGGCTGAGCTCAAGACCGCCCGTGAGATGGTGGAATATGCGATCCGCTTGGAGACCGCAGGCGATGTGGCGGCGGCCCGCCTTGCGGCCCTTGCGGGCGAGAAAAACAAGAAGAATTTGAAGTTTTCAAAGGACGGCTGGGGGGAAATCACGCGCATGCACGAGGCGATCATGGCCAATCTGCGATTGGCGTCTAATGTGCTGATCTCGGACGATCTGGAGAGCGCGCGCCTGCTCAACCTGGAAAAGACCGAGGTCAAGCGGATGGAGCGTGACAGTCGCAAACGTCACCTCAAACGCCTGCAGTCGGGTGTGTCGGAGAGTTTCGAATCCTCCGATATTCATTTGGAGACCCTGCGTGCCCTCAGGGAATTCAACAGCCATATCGCGGCCGTGTCTTACCCGGTTCTCTATCAGAATGGACAGTTGCTGGAGACGCGGCTGATCCAAGACATGCAGCCCGAGGCTGTGGAGTGA
- a CDS encoding DeoR/GlpR family DNA-binding transcription regulator, protein MSTTSTDLSRREAELVEALRRLGGSGRSGELAQVLNVSEETVRRTIKALAKSGLVERVHGGAHLVGGSSGASFFRRITENAPEKQRIAEAAAGSIEDGATVFLDVGSTSAFVAEALRQKHDLTVVTNSIGVAQTLASHNGNRVHMLGGEMQSDERGTFGPVAEQQAQQFALDVAILSADALSAKHGALFHRAPEARLAQVIANGAETAMLVLDHGKFGKTAPHRGPEPSILDVLVSDQMPGKKLAKALEDWGIRAEIAVAQAGKEQ, encoded by the coding sequence ATGTCCACCACTTCCACAGATCTCTCGCGCCGCGAGGCCGAACTTGTCGAGGCGCTGCGCCGTCTTGGTGGCTCGGGGCGCAGCGGTGAACTGGCGCAGGTTCTGAACGTGTCAGAGGAAACCGTGCGCCGCACGATCAAGGCGCTGGCAAAATCGGGCCTTGTTGAGCGTGTCCATGGTGGCGCCCATCTGGTGGGCGGATCCTCAGGCGCCAGTTTCTTTCGCCGCATCACCGAGAACGCGCCGGAGAAGCAGCGCATCGCTGAGGCCGCAGCGGGCAGCATCGAAGATGGTGCTACGGTCTTTCTTGATGTCGGCTCGACCAGTGCCTTTGTGGCTGAGGCGTTGCGGCAAAAGCATGATCTGACGGTGGTGACAAACTCCATCGGTGTCGCCCAGACCCTCGCGAGCCACAACGGCAACCGCGTTCACATGCTGGGCGGAGAGATGCAAAGTGATGAGCGCGGCACCTTTGGCCCCGTGGCCGAGCAACAGGCGCAGCAGTTCGCCCTGGACGTCGCTATTTTGTCTGCAGATGCGCTGTCCGCGAAACATGGGGCGTTGTTCCACAGAGCGCCCGAGGCCCGACTTGCCCAGGTGATCGCCAATGGCGCCGAGACTGCGATGCTGGTTCTGGACCATGGCAAGTTTGGCAAGACCGCGCCGCACCGCGGACCAGAGCCAAGCATCCTCGACGTTCTGGTAAGCGACCAGATGCCGGGCAAGAAGCTGGCGAAGGCGCTTGAGGACTGGGGCATCAGGGCTGAAATCGCCGTCGCTCAGGCAGGCAAAGAACAATAA
- a CDS encoding EamA family transporter gives MSTFVIVIVLSAAMLHAVWNAIVKTAADRTTMLGLVALGHVIPGAVMVALLPLPAPESLPYVLASTVIHFGYFYMLGRAYAHGDLSVVYPIARGVVPALVALWAMLFAGEVLPLQAWGGIALIACGIQLSSWQALRSGVGRAALGYAVGTGICISAYSLTDGLGVRLSGNTLSYWAWGAFLHLFVTLFIGLRKRNALGALRPRTWAIGIGGGFVSMTAYGLVLYAKNYAPLGAVSALRETSVIFAALIGFVFLKEGNWMRRLGAAVLMAGGVALIGTSL, from the coding sequence GTGAGTACCTTTGTCATCGTGATCGTTCTGTCTGCGGCCATGCTGCATGCGGTATGGAATGCCATCGTGAAAACGGCGGCAGATCGAACGACCATGCTGGGGCTGGTTGCGCTGGGCCATGTCATTCCCGGCGCTGTGATGGTCGCGCTTTTGCCGTTGCCCGCCCCGGAAAGCCTGCCCTATGTGCTGGCTTCCACCGTGATACATTTTGGCTACTTCTACATGCTGGGGCGGGCCTATGCGCATGGTGACCTCAGCGTCGTCTACCCGATTGCCCGTGGTGTCGTGCCTGCGCTGGTTGCACTTTGGGCGATGCTCTTTGCCGGAGAGGTGCTGCCGCTTCAGGCCTGGGGCGGGATTGCGCTGATTGCCTGCGGAATCCAGCTGAGCAGCTGGCAGGCACTGCGCTCGGGTGTTGGGCGGGCCGCGCTCGGCTATGCGGTCGGCACCGGGATCTGCATCTCGGCCTATTCGCTGACCGATGGGCTGGGCGTGCGTTTGTCAGGCAATACGCTCAGCTATTGGGCCTGGGGTGCGTTTTTGCACCTGTTCGTGACTCTTTTCATTGGCCTGCGCAAACGGAATGCCCTCGGCGCATTGCGCCCGCGCACCTGGGCGATCGGGATTGGTGGCGGATTTGTCTCCATGACGGCCTATGGTCTGGTGCTCTACGCCAAAAACTATGCCCCGCTCGGCGCGGTTTCTGCCCTCAGGGAAACCTCGGTGATCTTTGCGGCGCTCATCGGATTCGTTTTCTTGAAGGAGGGAAACTGGATGCGCCGCCTTGGCGCTGCGGTGCTGATGGCGGGGGGAGTTGCCCTGATCGGAACGTCGCTGTGA
- a CDS encoding glycerate kinase type-2 family protein encodes MSDLRKTALALFSAAVERADPAHALRQQLAQAPLAPVPDGGRSLILAVGKAAIPMMREALDHIPEPRAALVVTNPENLCDLPGAKVMAGSHPVPDEASATAGRAVMDFLAQAAPQDRVIALISGGGSALMVAPAPGLTLADKSEVGRLLLASGLEINEMNLIRQQLSDLKGGGLLRHAAPAAVTTYILSDVIGDDLRAIASGPTVSPIGTKAEARAVMERAAIWADAPEAVRAHLSLPDDDVALPEAENILIGSNRHSLSAMKDAASGWEAQIVSDHLTGDVAEAAQTVLDAASNAPSDKPVALIFGGETTVRLNGTGVGGRNQELALRVARLGAERLSGDWLFLSGGTDGRDGPTDAAGGIVGPDTWQAIRDAGQDPEALLANNDSYAALKAADALVMTGGTGTNVADVQVFLRKAD; translated from the coding sequence ATGAGTGACCTACGAAAGACCGCGCTTGCGCTGTTTTCGGCCGCCGTCGAACGCGCCGATCCGGCTCACGCCCTGCGCCAGCAGCTCGCGCAGGCACCACTCGCCCCTGTGCCCGACGGAGGACGCAGCCTGATCCTCGCGGTGGGCAAGGCGGCCATCCCAATGATGCGCGAGGCGCTGGATCACATTCCCGAACCGCGCGCGGCCCTTGTGGTGACAAACCCGGAAAACCTATGCGATCTGCCCGGCGCCAAGGTCATGGCGGGAAGTCATCCCGTACCGGATGAGGCCAGCGCAACCGCTGGGCGCGCTGTGATGGATTTCCTTGCACAGGCGGCGCCACAGGACCGGGTCATCGCACTGATCTCGGGCGGAGGGTCGGCCCTGATGGTCGCGCCCGCGCCGGGGCTGACATTGGCGGACAAATCCGAGGTCGGCCGCCTGCTGCTGGCCTCGGGACTTGAAATCAACGAGATGAACCTGATCCGACAGCAGCTTTCTGACCTCAAGGGCGGCGGGCTCTTGCGCCATGCGGCCCCGGCAGCCGTCACCACCTATATTCTGTCCGATGTCATCGGCGACGATCTGCGCGCCATCGCATCCGGGCCGACAGTGTCGCCCATCGGCACAAAAGCCGAGGCCCGCGCGGTGATGGAGCGCGCGGCGATCTGGGCAGACGCACCCGAAGCCGTCAGGGCGCACCTGTCCTTGCCCGATGATGATGTCGCGCTGCCAGAGGCGGAAAACATCCTGATCGGATCGAACCGCCACAGCCTGTCCGCAATGAAAGACGCAGCAAGCGGATGGGAAGCGCAGATTGTCAGCGACCACCTGACCGGCGACGTGGCCGAGGCCGCGCAAACCGTTCTGGATGCTGCCAGCAACGCCCCAAGTGACAAGCCAGTTGCGCTGATCTTTGGCGGGGAAACCACGGTGCGGCTGAATGGAACAGGCGTTGGCGGTCGCAACCAGGAACTGGCCCTGCGCGTGGCGCGGCTCGGTGCAGAGCGGCTCAGCGGCGACTGGCTCTTCCTGTCTGGGGGTACGGACGGACGCGATGGGCCGACCGATGCTGCGGGCGGTATCGTCGGGCCAGATACCTGGCAGGCCATTCGCGACGCAGGTCAGGATCCCGAGGCTCTGTTGGCGAATAACGACAGCTACGCCGCTCTCAAGGCTGCCGACGCCCTCGTCATGACAGGGGGCACCGGCACGAATGTGGCCGATGTTCAGGTTTTTTTGCGCAAAGCGGATTAA
- the hpaD gene encoding 3,4-dihydroxyphenylacetate 2,3-dioxygenase, which produces MGEIVLAAKMTHVPTMLMSEQEGPIKGTRQPAIDGHYEIARRAKALGADTVVICDTHWVINAGFHINANNRFEGLFTSNEFPQFIQNLPYAYDGNPELGDAIAKEASDRGAYTLAHHLDSLELEYGTLVPMRFISREHDMKVVSVAAWATVHGHDESRVVGEAIRAAVEASDSKVLLVASGSLSHKIWANKDYAANNGTFTISSEFNRQMDLHVLEMWKNGDHATFLKMLSEYAQFCCGEGSMHDTAMLYGALGWDAYDGKCEVVTPYFPSSGTGQTNVIFPV; this is translated from the coding sequence ATGGGAGAGATCGTACTCGCCGCCAAGATGACCCACGTGCCCACCATGCTCATGTCCGAGCAGGAGGGTCCCATCAAAGGCACCCGCCAACCCGCCATCGACGGGCACTATGAGATCGCCCGCCGGGCCAAGGCACTGGGGGCCGATACCGTGGTGATCTGCGACACCCATTGGGTGATCAACGCGGGCTTTCACATCAATGCCAACAATCGTTTCGAGGGGCTTTTTACCTCGAACGAGTTCCCGCAGTTCATCCAGAACCTGCCTTACGCCTATGACGGCAACCCCGAGCTGGGCGATGCCATCGCCAAGGAAGCCTCGGACCGGGGCGCCTATACGCTGGCGCATCATCTGGACAGCCTGGAGCTGGAATATGGCACACTCGTTCCAATGCGCTTCATTAGCCGGGAACACGACATGAAGGTCGTCTCCGTCGCAGCCTGGGCCACGGTGCACGGCCATGACGAAAGCCGCGTGGTGGGCGAAGCGATCCGCGCCGCGGTGGAGGCTTCGGACAGCAAGGTGCTGCTGGTCGCCTCAGGCTCGCTCTCACACAAGATCTGGGCCAACAAGGATTACGCCGCCAACAATGGCACCTTCACCATCAGCTCGGAGTTCAACCGCCAGATGGACCTGCATGTGCTGGAGATGTGGAAAAACGGCGATCACGCGACCTTCCTGAAAATGCTCAGCGAATATGCGCAATTCTGCTGCGGTGAAGGCTCGATGCATGACACGGCGATGCTCTATGGCGCGCTGGGATGGGATGCCTATGATGGCAAATGCGAGGTGGTGACGCCCTATTTCCCCAGCTCAGGCACCGGCCAGACAAATGTGATTTTCCCGGTCTAG
- the hpaD gene encoding 3,4-dihydroxyphenylacetate 2,3-dioxygenase: protein MPVPAPVLYPPFNILRLSHVEYAVTDLAASRAFYVDTLGLQVTHEDDSRIYLRAMEERGHHCIVLVQADTPSVAVLGFKLFDEPDLDKAAEFFAQKGLPVEWVERPHMGRTLRTRDPWGIPLEFYVKMDRLEPIHQKYRLYNGVKPLRIDHFNMFSADVDASVAFYNEIGFRVTEYTEDDDSGKVWAAWMHRKGGVHDVAFTNGLGPRLHHTAFWVPNPLNIIDLLDLMATTGYVDNIERGPGRHGISNAFFLYVRDPDGHRIEIYCSDYQTCDPDLEPIKWSLTDPQRQTLWGAPAPRSWFEEGSSFEGVEPQPSALTAQPIIAP, encoded by the coding sequence ATGCCCGTTCCCGCCCCCGTACTCTACCCGCCCTTCAACATCCTCCGCCTCAGCCACGTGGAGTACGCGGTGACGGACCTTGCCGCCAGCCGCGCCTTTTACGTGGACACGCTGGGCCTTCAGGTCACCCATGAGGACGACAGCCGCATCTACCTGCGCGCGATGGAGGAACGCGGCCATCACTGCATCGTTCTGGTGCAGGCGGATACGCCGTCGGTGGCGGTTCTGGGCTTCAAACTGTTCGACGAACCCGACCTCGACAAGGCCGCCGAATTCTTTGCCCAAAAGGGCCTGCCGGTGGAGTGGGTCGAGCGCCCGCACATGGGCCGCACATTGCGCACCCGCGATCCCTGGGGCATCCCGCTGGAGTTCTACGTCAAGATGGACCGGCTGGAGCCGATCCACCAGAAGTACAGGCTCTATAACGGGGTAAAACCGCTCCGCATCGACCATTTCAACATGTTCTCGGCCGATGTGGATGCCAGCGTCGCCTTCTACAACGAGATCGGTTTTCGCGTCACCGAATACACCGAGGATGACGACAGCGGCAAAGTCTGGGCCGCCTGGATGCACCGCAAGGGCGGCGTGCATGACGTGGCCTTTACCAATGGGCTTGGCCCGCGTCTGCACCACACCGCCTTTTGGGTGCCGAACCCGCTCAACATCATCGATCTGTTGGACTTGATGGCGACCACCGGCTATGTGGACAATATCGAGCGCGGCCCCGGCCGGCACGGCATCTCCAACGCGTTTTTCCTTTATGTGCGTGACCCGGACGGGCACCGGATCGAGATCTACTGCTCGGATTACCAGACCTGCGATCCCGACCTTGAGCCGATCAAATGGTCCCTCACCGACCCCCAGCGCCAGACCCTATGGGGCGCCCCCGCGCCGCGTAGCTGGTTCGAGGAAGGGTCAAGTTTTGAGGGGGTAGAGCCACAGCCCAGTGCGCTCACCGCGCAGCCGATCATTGCACCGTAG
- the hpaR gene encoding homoprotocatechuate degradation operon regulator HpaR, which translates to MTRTLPSTNRSLPIALLRARERVMGPIRALLSDSNLTEQQWRVLRVVQESGPTDPTQISEEACLLLPSLTRILQKLEEKELISRSRDSVDRRRQVVKITAAGEKIIDDNIEASMALVERTRQKMGEERYEALLDLLNDLDRIDL; encoded by the coding sequence ATGACCAGAACTTTGCCATCGACCAACCGTTCTTTGCCGATTGCTCTTCTAAGGGCCCGTGAACGGGTTATGGGGCCGATCCGCGCACTTCTGAGCGATTCGAACCTGACCGAACAGCAATGGCGTGTCTTGCGTGTCGTTCAGGAAAGCGGGCCAACCGACCCGACCCAGATCTCGGAAGAGGCTTGTCTCTTATTGCCGAGCCTCACGCGCATCCTGCAAAAGCTGGAAGAGAAAGAACTGATCAGTCGCAGCCGCGATTCCGTCGATCGCCGCCGTCAGGTCGTGAAGATCACGGCCGCCGGGGAAAAGATCATCGACGACAATATCGAGGCCAGCATGGCCTTGGTGGAGCGAACCCGGCAAAAAATGGGGGAAGAGCGGTACGAGGCGCTCCTTGATCTTTTGAACGATCTGGATCGGATTGATCTTTAA